The nucleotide window atactaatgtgaggaaaagtcagggggaAAATTACTAAGATTTTCAACTTGTGGAGCCATGAGAATCTACGCTTAATTCTTCTTTTaacctatttatttatttatttatgtgtttatttatttattcttttttggttttggaagtTCCTCCATATAATTGTGAGCAAAATTCAAAAGGTAAACTACAAATATTTTATACTAGCAGTGACAATCTACCCAAAAAATAGTGTCTAACACGTCTGCTATGGGAAGACtcaatttttcttttaatctatttattaatatttatttatttatttgtttaaagtaGAGCAGCTTTGCTCAGTGAGTAGTAGACAGGAAGATACAACCCAGCAGAACCTGTAACCGGAAGTACTTGATGTAACTTCCggttaaaatacaaaatatgcaGCGCCGTGGTTGTCATTCACTTTAGCGTGGTATGAATTATCTTCATTTTCTACTTGTTGTATTTGTATGGCGGTTGTATCACTTTGGGTATAAATACTGTAGTATTAGCTGTACACATTGAAAGAAACTTAGAAGCATTCTTTGCTTGGAAAAGCCGGATTATTTATGTCTAAGatagctaactttagctaaccGTTTAGCTAGCAGGTGGGCTAGCATGTCATGCCTCAGTGTTATTTGATGTCTAGCTGAAGGATAGTGATGTTCTCCAACGCGCCCTACTTGTTAGTTTGTAATAacttttaatatgttttaatcTCTTTGAATGTAACACAATGCGTGCTCGTTTTGGCTCACAGTCTTTTCTGCTCCTCGTTTCAGCCTGAACAGTCGGATAACATCATGTTAACCCCGCAGAAGGAGGGGATGCCCAGTATGATAGACAGGGCGCTGAGGttgaggagggaggagcaggCTCGTCAGATAGTCCTGGCCTGGGCTGTGCTCAACATGTCCCTAGCTGGCATGATCTACACTGAGATGTAAGTTGCTCCAAGTTCATTCATGTGCTGCCTTGCAAACATAacttttttattgtattatttgtattgtaGCACAGATTTACTGTCACTCCAGCCTCCATATCTCCTCTTCCAGTTCACACTCTAATgaacctgtgtgtctgtttttactTGTCTGTTAGGTCAGGGAAACTGCTGAGCCGGTACTACAACATCACCTACTGGCCTATCTGGTACATCGGTGAGTTCCCTGTACTCTGTCATTTATTTAAGGATGTTTGCTGGTGTTAAACGGTCTTAAAATGACTGTGCAAAAGCATTAATCAGTATTGCCTTCTGTTTCTGATATGGGACAATTAAGAGTACATTCTTATACAGCCATACTTAAAATACTTTCAGATTAATCTAAATGTAAACAGCAGAATTTATCTCGTATCACATGCCATGGATATTAGGCATAAAGATCTGAAATTTAATTTGACACTAACAGTCACCTATGTGTTTATACTTATGAAAGACCCTGTACACTCACACAGTGTGTTCTTCTCTTCTGTCCTCATTCACAGAATTGGTGCTAGCCTCTGTATTTAGCCTCAATGCTCTTTTTGACTTCTGGAAGTATTTCAAATACACAATGTCTCCCTCCACCATTGCTGTATCTCCTGGGCAGCATCGACTCCTGGGTCTGAGAAACACAAGTAAGGCTTATTCTTTTGCTTACAGaatttgtatttgtcatttaaacacactttagtCCTCAGTTTTGAGTATGGGATTAATTAAGTACGCTGGTCTGTTTTCTTGAAGGTATTCAGGCCTCTCCGCCCCAAAAGCCAGAAAAAAAGGAGACCCCAGCTCCAGCCCAGTCGTCTCCACTGCAGGGCCAAAGCGTACTGAGTTTCAGCCCCTCGCGGCCCCCCACCACCAGCCCAAAGTTCTCCCCCAGCTGTGTACCCGGGTACAGCCCTCCTCTCAGCAACCCATCAACCCCAAGCAGCGCAGGGGGGCCCTTTTCCCCCTCTGTGGCCTTTGGAAAGGTACATCTATCATTgctgttgaataaaaaaaggagaaatgtaATGGATTGGATCAACTGGAAGATATACAAAATGTTCCAGTgtaatgttcatgttcatgacTTTACAttgagtttttctttcctcaggtGCTGAACTACAGTCCCTCCCCCGGCTCCTCTCCCTACGCCAGCAGCATCGGACCAGCAGAAGGCTCGAGCTTGAGAGCTCGATATCGTACGTCCCCCTCAGTGTTTAACTCCCCTGGAAGTAAGGAGGACTACATGGAGGATCTGAAAAGCCTGGAGAGGTTCCTCCgaatagaggaggagaagagtcACCGTAGCCAACTAGGTACAGTATCCCAGTGTTGAAGGAACTCAATTGCTAGTATAAACAGAGTCACTGCTAAAAAGGTGAGGAATCGGATGAGTGTGTATACTTTGAAATGcatatatttttaacatttatacacatcgtaaatatttctgtgtgcaCTGAAAAGTCAGTCGCTGTACTCGACATCATTGCAAAGTAGAGCCTGCCTTTCAAGTTTAAATATAGTTGATAATGAAACCATTTAGACGTCATGATAATGAACCAATGCTCTCAACAGGGAGTCCAGAGGCTGTGTCTCCGAACCACAGCCCGACATTTTGGAACTACAACCGCTCGGTGGGAGATTACGCCCAGAGCCTGAGGAAGTTTCTGTACCAGCCGGCCTGCCGCTCTCAGGCACCGTCGGCCCACAAGGATGAGACGGACCTGGGCTCCAAACAGGCCGCAGAGGAGGTCTGTAAATTAGCAttgaatgtttgtttgatgCTTATGTGATTGGCAgcaaattatattttttccctcctgttatGTAGGTGTGGGCCAGAATCACAACCAGCCGCCCTGTAGTAGACAGCATTGACAGCTGGACAGCCAAGCTTAGAAATGTAAgtcttcaaacatttttttggaaCTACATACTCCAGAAACTTCCACATGAATTTGCTTAAATTTAACGGTAGTTTTTTCAAGGTTAGGAATATGCATGAATTTGAATATAAACCTTGAAGAACGCTAGATTATCAACATGATCTGCTGTTTCCTCGCCACAATCACTCATAAACTAAAAATCCTTTAAtatctgaaatgaaatgatccCCTCATCAGATTTGTATGTCTCCTGGGGTAAAATTGGCAAGAACTAAATAATCACgaacaaaacatacaatcaaAGTTTCTATGAACAGCtgataaaacaaagacagtgacAATACACATTGATTGCTGTGGGTATACATTTAAttctgtaatgttttatttttagcaatTGTATTTATGGTAAAAATTTAGATTTGATGATAAAGGCTTCAAGTGTCTGGAAATGTCTGTGTTATGTACttaaaaagtgcttgaattatgctcttaaaaagCCTTACGATCtttagatttgatttgataaagGAGATATATTAGAAAactctaaaaaagaaaaatctatgtGTGTCTTTCACAGTGGATAAGTGACACCATCTTGGTCCCGCTGGTCAAGGAAATGGACTCTGTCAACAGCCAGCTCAGGCGGATGGGCTGCCCTGAGCTACAGATAGGGGGTGAATCATCTTCAGTTAACATGAATCATAGAAAATGCACTTTGTCCTGACACTGCTGTTGGCTTCAGTGAAAGATTCTAAATATGACTGTCACAGACCTTAGAATATAAAAGTCTGAAATATCATGTTTTTCAACATTATATTAATGCCATTGGatgaaaatgttacattaatTCAGAAAAGCAGCTCAACCGTAGTgagaattaaatgttttgttgagcAAAAAATAATTAGCTATAGCACTTGGATATCTTTCTTAATGTGCACAGCTAAGATGAAGGaagatgttttcatgttgtAGTAGCAGAGCTGATTCCAGTTAATAAgaacaattttaaaaagtattctGCAATATATAAATTGCAGTCGTTGCTCATGATTTCAAAGTGTTTTCGTAATTTCACTCCCCTCACTCGTTTTCACTCTTTCCTCCACCAGAGGCCAGCATAAGCAGCCTGAAGCAGGCAGCAGTGATGAAAGCCTCCTCCATCCCCACCATGAACTCTATCGTTCAGTATCTGGACGTCACTCCCAACCAGGAGTATCTAGTGGAGCGCGTAAAGGGTAGGtaaacatacagtgtgtgtatttgcctTACATGGGATATATGCCAACTGCgatggtgtgtgagtgtgatgaaaaaaaatgggaCTTCATGGTGGCATGAGTTGTAGTTtcttatctgtgtgtttttctcacgtATTCTGTGCTGTCAGAGCTGGCCCACAGCGGCTGCATGAGCTCGTTTCGCTGGAATAGCGGTGGAGATCTGAAGAACAGGAAGTGGGACACAGACCTCCCCACTGACTGTGCTGTgagtctacacacacacacacacacacacacacacacacacacacacacacacacacacacacacacacacacacactcacactctctcacctgcacctgcacctgcactAAATGAGTGGTTCAACCAGTcaccatttaaaaatgtcacttaaCAGGTTCAATCCATGTTTGATTCATAATCTTGATGCAGCTCCAACAAATGAttctttgtattatttttttctgagccTCAGGTGATGTTCTCAAATACGTTTTGTCCCGCCtaaaacatattcacatttgaaGAACTGGATCCAGTAAATtgtggcatttttgcttgaacaTTGACCTTAACAATGATCGAAttgttgctgattaattttccGTCAAGTGACTTCGTTTGGCTTTTTTGTATTATCCCAGAGGTCTCAGTACTACTCTATCGAATGCAAAGAATTAagcttatttttcaaaatgttcttgCTTGTCAGGGCCAGCCGGTTACCTACATTAATACTTTGTCTGTCCCTCTAGATCCTCATGCATGTATTTTGTACGTACTTGGACTCAAGACTGCCTCCGCACCCAAAGTACCCAGACGGGAAGACGTTCACTGCTCAGCACTTCAGCCACACCCCTGACAAACCTGgtgagtgcacacacatgcacacacacactgaccaaaCAGGAAGAATGGTAATCTAATGCTTatgattttctctgtttgcttttcaATTGTGAAACACAGCACCTTCCTTTCTATATTCACATCATACTCCATTCCTTCCCATTTTGTATTAACTCTCATAGATGTTACCAAGGAGAACCTCTTCTGCATCCACCAAAGCAGCACCACTCCCCCTCACTACCAGCTCATCTACCAGGGACATATCTACAGTCTACCCAAGGTGACAGCAAAAACAACCTGTTTTCAGTGTTACAAAACTGCTGTTGCTTTCATTTCACCCTCACTGTCCAAAGAGAAGTCTGTCTCACGGTGTTCTTATTTTTGTACCCTCCGAGTCTTGATATTTATAGATCTTCCTGAGGAGGCAGCGTAAATCAAACATCAGATCAAATCATCTTTAATGACTCCCTTAAGGATCGAACTTCCCAAAAAAACAGAATCGTAAATACAACAGGCATACAAAAAACACAGGGAACATTGTAgcataaatgtcaaacaatgAGACGTGATATACAACGTCTGTATGTTACTGCACAGGACAGATtttcagcaaaacacacaaaacatttgagaagttaattatttttttgtcattctgtAAGCTTGTTCTTATAGGAGATTTTTTTGGGACAGAGATAAAACTGAGTGATAGCTGTTTTTCTGACCTTTTCTGAAAGAATCTGAACATTTTTGGCCACGTTATTGTTTGCTTGTAAGCCTGACTTAGTGGAGTGTTCCTCTCgattcattttaaatgagaGAATTCGATAAAGCATGGAGAGCTTTGTAACTAGGAGCCCTCTTTATCCAAGTTTTCCCAGCGTATATCTAATAGATATCTCAGAAAAT belongs to Pagrus major chromosome 14, Pma_NU_1.0 and includes:
- the tmem209 gene encoding transmembrane protein 209; this encodes MLTPQKEGMPSMIDRALRLRREEQARQIVLAWAVLNMSLAGMIYTEMSGKLLSRYYNITYWPIWYIELVLASVFSLNALFDFWKYFKYTMSPSTIAVSPGQHRLLGLRNTSIQASPPQKPEKKETPAPAQSSPLQGQSVLSFSPSRPPTTSPKFSPSCVPGYSPPLSNPSTPSSAGGPFSPSVAFGKVLNYSPSPGSSPYASSIGPAEGSSLRARYRTSPSVFNSPGSKEDYMEDLKSLERFLRIEEEKSHRSQLGSPEAVSPNHSPTFWNYNRSVGDYAQSLRKFLYQPACRSQAPSAHKDETDLGSKQAAEEVWARITTSRPVVDSIDSWTAKLRNWISDTILVPLVKEMDSVNSQLRRMGCPELQIGEASISSLKQAAVMKASSIPTMNSIVQYLDVTPNQEYLVERVKELAHSGCMSSFRWNSGGDLKNRKWDTDLPTDCAILMHVFCTYLDSRLPPHPKYPDGKTFTAQHFSHTPDKPDVTKENLFCIHQSSTTPPHYQLIYQGHIYSLPKGRNNLFHTILMFLYVIKTKESGMLGRVNLGLSGVNILWIFKD